Proteins from one Salvelinus sp. IW2-2015 linkage group LG32, ASM291031v2, whole genome shotgun sequence genomic window:
- the LOC111956553 gene encoding (Lyso)-N-acylphosphatidylethanolamine lipase: MDPTVAPMQHETETEPYSGWGWWPSWRPTSMSLLKSTEAKILSCIQNEVWSRFVTLPNQDRIWTLTLTNKTTHKPLEQTPKKTPLVMVHGFGGGVGLWIRNLDALSHSRPVYAFDLLGFGRSSRPPFPTDAALAEEQFVNSMERWRESVGLENMILLGHSLGGYLATSYAIQHPSRVSHLILVDPWGFPEHPQPGVETPAGQGPEVVKRPPLPRWVKAVASVVSLFNPLAVIRAAGPWGPGLVNRLRPDFKRKFEDLFDDDTMTEYIYHCNAQTPSGEVGFRAMSETLGWAKRPMLQRVHLLPPSMPLTMLYGSRSWVDSASGDKVAQIRVQTATRTVMIDDASHHVYADQPMEFNRVVQNICNDVD, encoded by the exons ATGGATCCCACAGTAGCGCCAATGCAACACGAAACTGAGACAGA GCCATACTCTGGGTGGGGTTGGTGGCCTTCCTGGCGTCCGACTTCCATGTCCCTCCTGAAGAGCACAGAGGCCAAGATCCTCTCCT gtataCAGAATGAAGTGTGGTCCAGGTTTGTCACGTTACCCAACCAGGACAGGATCTGGACCCTCACGTTGACCAACAAGACCACCCACAAACCTCTTGAGCAAA cCCCTAAGAAGACTCCTCTGGTGATGGTCCATGGGTTTGGAGGaggagtgggtctgtggattcGTAACCTGGATGCTCTGAGTCACTCTCGGCCCGTCTACGCCTTCGACCTCCTGGGGTTTGGCCGGAGCTCCCGACCCCCCTTCCCCACAGATGCTGCCCTGGCTGAGGAGCAGTTTGTCAACTCCATGGAGCGGTGGAGGGAGTCTGTAGGCCTGGAGAACATGATTTTACTGGGACACAGTCTGGGGGGATACCTGGCAACATCTTACGCCATCCAGCACCCTTCTAG GGTGAGTCACCTGATCCTGGTGGACCCGTGGGGTTTCCCTGAACACCCACAGCCAGGGGTGGAGACCCCGGCGGGCCAGGGGCCAGAGGTGGTGAAGAGGCCGCCCCTGCCACGCTGGGTCAAGGCTGTGGCCTCAGTCGTGTCTCTGTTCAACCCTCTGGCTGTCATCAGAGCAGCAGGTCCATGGG GTCCAGGGTTGGTAAATAGATTGCGTCCAGATTTCAAGAGGAAATTTGAGGACTTGTTTGATGATGATACCATGACCGAGTACATCTACCACTGTAATGCTCAGACCCCTAG TGGGGAGGTAGGCTTCAGGGCCATGTCAGAGACCCTGGGCTGGGCCAAGAGGCCCATGCTACAGCGGGTTCACCTGCTGCCCCCCTCCATGCCTCTTACCATGCTATATGGTTCACGCTCCTGGGTGGACAGCGCCTCGGGAGACAAGGTGGCCCAGATCAGGGTCCAGACAGCCACACGCACTGTG ATGATAGATGATGCGTCTCACCATGTATATGCTGACCAACCAATGGAGTTCAACAGAGTGGTCCAGAACATATGTAACGATGTAGACTGA